The proteins below come from a single Methanolobus chelungpuianus genomic window:
- a CDS encoding CooT family nickel-binding protein, translated as MCELKVVLLKDGERKTVMESVTKMLVVGGSVELYSILGEKETVAGSIKEVDFSKGETIIIG; from the coding sequence ATGTGCGAGCTTAAAGTGGTGCTCCTGAAGGACGGTGAGCGCAAAACAGTTATGGAATCCGTTACAAAGATGCTTGTTGTGGGTGGCTCCGTCGAGCTTTATAGTATTCTTGGCGAGAAGGAGACCGTAGCAGGTTCTATCAAAGAGGTCGATTTCTCAAAAGGGGAAACTATAATAATCGGATAA
- a CDS encoding NAD(+)/NADH kinase, with protein MRVKKIGIVSRYDNREALEMAESIVQTFGNKVDIVMSPKTAEHLGRGDRAVPVDKMRQAGAELVISIGGDGTVLRNISKMEDPLPVLGINMGTLGFLVDVQPEEALSAVEDVLKGFSFTERSRLGVMFNGETLPPATNEVVFITARPAKILTFRVSLDESLIEELRADGVVIATPTGSTAYAMSAGGPIVDPRVDASLVVPLAPFKLSARPWVVPASSTIKVEMVIPEKEAVIVIDGQHTYGIKARDVVTLTRAKYPARFVSSSVNGFYEKVQSKLT; from the coding sequence ATGAGGGTTAAAAAGATAGGAATTGTGTCACGTTACGATAACCGTGAGGCCCTTGAGATGGCCGAAAGTATCGTGCAGACCTTCGGGAACAAGGTGGATATAGTGATGTCCCCAAAGACCGCAGAGCATCTGGGAAGAGGAGATAGGGCTGTCCCTGTTGACAAAATGAGACAGGCAGGCGCCGAGCTGGTCATATCCATCGGAGGTGACGGCACCGTCCTCCGTAACATTTCCAAGATGGAAGACCCTCTCCCTGTGCTTGGTATCAACATGGGCACACTTGGTTTCCTTGTTGATGTGCAGCCAGAGGAAGCCCTCAGCGCAGTCGAGGACGTGCTGAAGGGATTCAGTTTCACGGAACGCAGCCGACTGGGCGTCATGTTCAACGGGGAGACGCTTCCCCCTGCGACCAACGAAGTTGTGTTCATCACTGCAAGGCCTGCAAAGATACTTACTTTCAGGGTATCTCTCGATGAATCACTTATCGAGGAACTCCGGGCAGACGGAGTGGTCATTGCAACCCCTACCGGATCAACGGCCTATGCCATGAGCGCAGGAGGGCCTATTGTTGACCCCAGGGTCGATGCTTCCCTTGTGGTACCCCTGGCACCGTTCAAGCTTTCGGCAAGACCCTGGGTGGTTCCCGCATCCAGCACCATTAAGGTGGAGATGGTGATCCCTGAGAAGGAAGCAGTCATTGTCATTGACGGGCAGCACACATACGGCATAAAGGCCAGAGATGTCGTCACACTTACAAGAGCAAAGTATCCGGCAAGGTTTGTCAGTAGTTCCGTTAACGGTTTCTACGAAAAGGTACAGAGCAAACTTACATGA
- a CDS encoding rhomboid family intramembrane serine protease, whose product MVKTLDKKCWICGREDYMPFKCRFCGKVFCPQHRLPEQHACEGLEHLKQYGADGSDRAYRQSGSDDLVKGMLKSTAKYAAKSAVRGMRDNISYSMKSSPSMAIIYLCLFSFFLQLVPGYFDALKLVPDLLIARPWTLVTHMFLHVGFFHLFFNMLVLFFFGPELERRAGKGTFLKVYFIAGIVAALGYSLTSSQPVVGASGAIMGVFAALAVIAPEIRVYVYFIPMRIVHALILFALVDFIFLGANDMVAHTAHLTGILIGLVMGLRIKKDQRRSGWHDPYRY is encoded by the coding sequence ATGGTGAAAACATTGGATAAAAAATGCTGGATTTGCGGCAGGGAAGATTACATGCCCTTCAAATGCCGTTTTTGTGGAAAGGTCTTCTGTCCTCAGCACAGGCTTCCGGAACAGCATGCATGCGAAGGCCTTGAGCACTTAAAGCAGTATGGTGCCGACGGGTCTGACCGTGCTTACAGGCAGTCAGGGTCAGATGATCTTGTAAAAGGCATGCTGAAAAGCACTGCAAAATATGCAGCAAAGAGCGCTGTCCGGGGAATGCGCGACAACATAAGCTATTCCATGAAAAGCAGCCCCTCCATGGCTATAATCTATCTTTGCCTGTTCTCATTCTTCCTGCAGCTTGTCCCGGGGTACTTTGATGCTTTAAAACTGGTCCCGGATCTGCTGATTGCCCGTCCCTGGACACTGGTCACGCACATGTTCCTTCATGTTGGATTCTTCCACCTGTTCTTCAATATGCTGGTGCTTTTCTTCTTCGGACCAGAACTTGAACGCAGGGCTGGGAAAGGCACTTTCCTGAAAGTATATTTTATTGCAGGCATCGTGGCTGCCTTGGGCTACTCGCTGACAAGTTCACAGCCCGTTGTCGGGGCCAGCGGCGCCATAATGGGAGTGTTCGCAGCGCTTGCAGTGATCGCACCTGAGATACGTGTTTACGTGTATTTCATACCCATGAGGATAGTTCATGCGCTGATCCTGTTCGCACTGGTGGATTTTATCTTCCTCGGTGCCAACGATATGGTTGCCCATACCGCCCACCTGACTGGGATACTCATAGGCCTGGTCATGGGGCTGAGGATCAAGAAAGACCAGCGGCGATCCGGCTGGCATGACCCGTATCGCTATTGA
- a CDS encoding homocitrate synthase family protein yields MSQIEAYSRNKLVDYLDLKPLDIEICDVTLRDGEQTPGVVFTREEKIALATELDAVGVEIIESGFPVVSSDEKAIVKEIASMGLNAKTCCLSRSVISDVETAVDCDVDFISIFIAMSELHLKYKYHKTYEEMFSSAMEAVQYAKDHGVGVRFAAEDGSRTDINVLKKAFMAAEEYRVDYVSIADTIGILSPATTHYLVSEIKKVVRTPICIHCHNDLGMATANTLAAAEAGAKQLHTTVNAIGERAGNASLEEVLVSLRVQYGIERYDTTRLMKLSGMVNEFSGIRPAITKAIVGQHAFSHESGIHVCAILEEPRTYELFSPEMVGGTRHLIVGKHTGMKALRGITKSMGYNLEKDQLCALLERIKNCTEAKKGISPRRLKEMINEICAA; encoded by the coding sequence ATGTCACAAATCGAAGCGTATTCCAGGAATAAACTTGTCGATTACCTTGATCTGAAGCCTCTTGATATCGAGATCTGCGATGTCACACTCCGTGACGGAGAACAGACACCAGGTGTTGTTTTTACCAGGGAGGAAAAGATAGCGCTTGCAACTGAGCTTGACGCAGTGGGAGTCGAGATCATCGAATCAGGCTTCCCGGTAGTATCATCCGATGAAAAGGCCATAGTGAAAGAGATAGCGAGCATGGGCCTCAATGCCAAGACCTGCTGCCTTTCACGTTCTGTTATCAGTGATGTGGAAACTGCTGTGGATTGTGATGTCGATTTTATCAGCATATTCATAGCCATGTCAGAGCTGCACCTCAAGTACAAATATCATAAGACCTACGAGGAGATGTTTTCCAGTGCTATGGAGGCTGTGCAGTATGCCAAGGACCATGGGGTAGGCGTCAGGTTCGCAGCAGAGGACGGCTCAAGAACTGATATCAATGTACTGAAGAAAGCTTTCATGGCTGCAGAGGAGTACAGGGTGGACTATGTCAGCATTGCAGATACCATCGGGATACTTTCCCCGGCCACCACCCACTATCTTGTCAGTGAGATAAAGAAAGTGGTACGCACACCCATCTGTATCCACTGTCACAACGACCTTGGAATGGCAACCGCGAATACGCTGGCCGCTGCAGAAGCAGGAGCAAAGCAGCTCCACACAACTGTCAATGCAATCGGTGAGAGGGCGGGGAACGCCTCCCTGGAGGAAGTCCTTGTTTCCCTGAGGGTGCAATACGGGATTGAAAGGTATGACACTACAAGACTGATGAAGCTTTCAGGAATGGTGAATGAGTTCTCAGGCATCCGGCCTGCGATCACCAAGGCCATCGTAGGTCAACATGCCTTCTCACACGAGTCAGGCATACATGTCTGTGCCATACTTGAGGAGCCCAGGACCTACGAGCTTTTCAGCCCCGAGATGGTCGGAGGTACCCGTCACCTGATAGTGGGGAAGCACACAGGGATGAAAGCACTCAGGGGCATTACTAAAAGCATGGGATACAACCTTGAGAAGGACCAGCTCTGCGCCCTGCTTGAAAGGATAAAGAACTGCACCGAGGCAAAAAAGGGGATATCCCCCAGAAGGCTTAAAGAGATGATCAACGAGATCTGTGCAGCCTAA
- a CDS encoding type II glyceraldehyde-3-phosphate dehydrogenase: MAKVKVAINGYGTIGKRVADAVNLQNDMEVVGISKTRPNFETMLAHEKGYPVYTLTEKADAMKKAGIPVAGTIEDMVANADVVVDCTPGGVGEENKGLYEKAGVKAIWQGGEEHELAGVSFNASANYEEAFGKDFVRVVSCNTTGLCRVIYPLDRQFGVNKVRVTLMRRAADPRDVKKGPINAIVPNPIKLPSHHGPDVKMVMPHINIVSTAVKLPTTLMHVHTVNMELDKECSAEDVRSIFKEQSRVRLIGQGIGSTAEIIELGRDLGRPRNDMWENCVWDDSVTMHEGELYFFQAIHQESIVIPDNVDAIRSMMELEKDGARSIAKTNRAMGI, translated from the coding sequence ATGGCTAAGGTAAAAGTGGCAATAAACGGTTACGGCACCATAGGTAAGAGAGTTGCAGATGCGGTGAACCTGCAGAATGACATGGAGGTCGTGGGCATTTCCAAGACCAGACCCAACTTCGAGACCATGCTTGCACACGAGAAGGGTTATCCTGTATACACCCTTACAGAGAAGGCAGATGCAATGAAAAAGGCAGGCATACCCGTGGCGGGCACCATAGAGGATATGGTCGCCAACGCCGATGTTGTGGTCGACTGTACTCCTGGCGGTGTCGGAGAGGAGAACAAGGGCCTTTACGAGAAGGCAGGCGTCAAGGCCATATGGCAGGGCGGCGAGGAGCATGAGCTTGCAGGAGTTTCCTTCAATGCATCAGCCAACTATGAGGAAGCTTTCGGGAAGGACTTTGTAAGGGTGGTATCCTGTAACACTACCGGGCTGTGCAGGGTCATTTACCCGCTGGACCGGCAGTTCGGGGTCAACAAGGTAAGGGTGACCCTCATGAGAAGGGCAGCCGACCCCAGGGATGTGAAGAAGGGACCTATCAACGCAATAGTGCCAAACCCGATCAAACTGCCTTCACACCACGGCCCCGATGTCAAGATGGTGATGCCTCACATCAATATCGTGTCAACTGCAGTAAAGCTTCCTACAACCCTCATGCACGTGCATACAGTCAACATGGAGCTTGATAAAGAATGCTCCGCGGAGGACGTGAGGAGCATATTCAAAGAGCAGTCCCGCGTAAGGCTCATAGGCCAGGGCATTGGCTCCACTGCAGAGATAATCGAACTTGGAAGGGATCTCGGGCGCCCAAGGAACGACATGTGGGAGAACTGCGTGTGGGATGACTCCGTCACCATGCATGAAGGCGAACTCTATTTCTTCCAGGCCATCCACCAGGAATCCATTGTGATCCCGGACAATGTGGATGCTATCCGCTCCATGATGGAGCTTGAGAAGGACGGCGCAAGATCAATAGCCAAGACAAACAGGGCAATGGGTATCTGA
- a CDS encoding bifunctional fructose-bisphosphatase/inositol-phosphate phosphatase, giving the protein MAEADYFLGLSDRIADAVQDRIKDIVGTLRAGNTLYMGADGTPTKAIDDISERIILEILSQEGRSMRILSEECGEKIIGPSPEYTIIVDPIDGTYNACFGIPFYSISLAFKHACEEEVCFGYVKNMATGDIFHAQRGQGAFLNSQRIEISNKPDISKFCISVYGYRPHIKATIMLCRQVRRVRILGSVALELCYVAAGKFDAFVDVRGSLRLTDVAAGKLIIEEAGGMVTNGSGAPLHLEDSIMNKVYMVASNGHAHDDILKLMAGSWHEG; this is encoded by the coding sequence ATGGCTGAAGCTGATTATTTTCTGGGCTTGAGCGACAGGATAGCCGATGCTGTCCAGGACAGGATCAAGGATATCGTGGGAACGCTCAGGGCCGGCAACACGCTTTACATGGGAGCTGACGGCACTCCCACAAAGGCCATAGACGACATATCGGAAAGGATCATTCTGGAAATACTCTCGCAAGAGGGCAGATCCATGCGTATACTCAGCGAGGAGTGTGGTGAAAAGATAATAGGCCCATCCCCTGAGTATACCATAATAGTAGATCCCATTGACGGAACCTATAATGCATGCTTCGGGATCCCTTTCTACAGCATATCCCTCGCATTCAAACACGCCTGCGAGGAGGAAGTATGCTTCGGGTATGTGAAGAACATGGCAACCGGAGATATTTTCCACGCTCAGAGGGGACAAGGGGCTTTCCTTAATTCGCAGAGAATAGAAATATCTAATAAGCCGGACATAAGCAAATTCTGTATAAGTGTCTATGGATACAGGCCGCATATCAAGGCCACTATCATGCTCTGCAGGCAGGTCAGAAGAGTAAGGATACTTGGAAGCGTGGCGCTTGAGCTATGTTATGTAGCTGCAGGTAAATTCGATGCATTCGTCGATGTGCGCGGTTCCCTGCGCCTGACGGATGTCGCAGCCGGCAAGCTGATAATAGAGGAGGCAGGAGGGATGGTCACCAACGGCTCGGGTGCTCCCCTTCACCTGGAGGACAGTATAATGAACAAAGTGTACATGGTTGCATCCAACGGGCATGCGCACGACGATATCTTGAAGCTTATGGCAGGAAGTTGGCATGAGGGTTAA
- a CDS encoding TIGR00288 family NYN domain-containing protein: MANVKTGLNSIVKYLSTKKETGRRSIGLLVDGPNVLRKEFNVNLEEIRDVLKEYGNVKIGRVFLNQYASDKLVEAIENNGFEPIICSSDVDVRLAVEGMELVYNPTIDTLALVTRDADFKPLLNKANEHGKETIIFGVEPGFSTALRNSADYVIILENDRMNYYEDFVSATTGQEEDKALDVAEDDHVPGHRRKKGTVVDY; the protein is encoded by the coding sequence ATGGCCAACGTGAAAACCGGACTGAACTCGATAGTTAAGTATCTTAGTACAAAGAAAGAAACTGGCAGACGCAGTATTGGTCTTCTTGTCGATGGCCCCAATGTGCTCAGGAAGGAGTTCAATGTCAATCTCGAAGAGATAAGGGATGTGCTGAAGGAATACGGTAATGTCAAGATAGGGCGTGTGTTCCTCAACCAGTATGCATCTGACAAACTTGTGGAAGCCATTGAGAACAACGGTTTCGAGCCTATTATCTGCTCCAGCGATGTGGATGTCAGGCTTGCAGTGGAGGGGATGGAGCTTGTTTACAATCCCACCATAGATACCCTTGCCCTGGTCACGAGGGATGCTGACTTCAAGCCGCTGCTCAATAAGGCCAATGAGCACGGGAAGGAAACCATCATCTTTGGTGTTGAGCCTGGTTTCTCGACTGCCCTGCGTAACTCTGCCGACTATGTCATCATTCTGGAGAACGACCGCATGAACTACTATGAGGATTTCGTTTCAGCCACTACTGGTCAGGAAGAGGACAAGGCACTGGATGTGGCAGAAGATGATCATGTGCCGGGCCACCGCAGGAAAAAAGGTACGGTTGTGGATTATTAG
- a CDS encoding damage-control phosphatase ARMT1 family protein, translating into MKIHPRCTYCLLSRIHMEAELSTADEELTHRAIRGGIEILNSKYTPGMPAAALSTLMHRKAYEILDDNDPYREKKELSSRTAERFLPVIRSHVFNGDSNDAATFRRAVLAAVIGNYFDYGVMGLDVPIDIFDRTFTEHFRRGLDIDDTDGMLKRLDDVVYLADNCGEILIDTLVFEVIRKLGGKITLVVRGAPILNDATMDEVERFRIAEKVDRVLTTGSNAIGVSMDEAPAELKEALANASLIISKGMANYETMSEENYRPIAYLLKVKCGPVGEDIGAPLGCSVARLLE; encoded by the coding sequence ATGAAGATCCACCCACGATGCACATACTGCCTGCTCTCAAGGATACACATGGAAGCGGAGCTATCCACGGCTGACGAGGAACTGACCCACAGGGCCATCCGGGGAGGGATAGAAATCCTGAACAGCAAATATACTCCGGGAATGCCTGCTGCAGCCCTCTCAACATTGATGCACAGGAAAGCCTACGAGATACTCGACGATAATGATCCCTACAGAGAAAAGAAGGAGCTGAGCAGCAGGACAGCAGAAAGGTTCCTTCCTGTGATCAGGTCCCATGTGTTCAATGGTGACAGCAATGATGCGGCCACTTTCAGGCGTGCCGTGCTCGCAGCAGTTATCGGGAACTACTTTGATTACGGGGTCATGGGACTGGATGTGCCCATCGATATCTTTGACAGGACGTTCACAGAGCATTTCAGGCGGGGCCTGGATATAGATGATACGGACGGGATGCTGAAAAGGCTGGATGACGTGGTTTATCTTGCAGATAACTGCGGGGAGATCCTCATCGATACACTGGTCTTCGAGGTCATCAGAAAGCTGGGTGGGAAGATCACACTGGTCGTGCGCGGCGCTCCCATACTGAACGATGCGACGATGGATGAGGTTGAAAGGTTCAGGATTGCGGAAAAGGTGGACCGTGTGCTTACCACGGGTTCCAATGCCATCGGCGTCTCTATGGATGAGGCGCCTGCAGAGCTGAAAGAAGCGCTGGCAAACGCATCCCTCATTATCAGTAAAGGCATGGCCAATTATGAGACCATGTCAGAAGAGAATTATAGACCTATAGCCTATTTATTAAAGGTTAAGTGCGGTCCGGTGGGAGAAGATATAGGCGCCCCTCTGGGATGTTCTGTGGCCAGGTTGTTAGAATAG